CACGGGTTCGGCCACGCCGACGATCCTGAGCTCGTCGGCGTGGGCGTCGGCGTAGCCGGCATAGACGTTGCCGCGGTTGCCGGCGCCCAGGACGACCGCGGTGAGGGGGCGCGCGAGCTTGGGGCCGGCGGGGGCTTGCCGGGGCGTTGCGGCGGCGGCCGGCCGTGCGGGCAGGGCCGTGCCGGCAGCGAGCGTGCCGATGGTCTTGAGGGCGTCGCGGCGATTCATGGCGGACATGGGCGCCTCCTGGCGGGGAATGACTCCGCCACTATATTTCCCCATTTGGAAGGCGTCAAGCGGGGAGAAAGAGAGAGAATCATCTCCCATCGCCGGGAAATAATCGCGGATGGGGCATCGGCCAACGGCGAAAAGAGGCCGAAGCCGCCGGGATGATACCCCTATCCGCGTTTCCCGGAGTTGGGAGAAGAATGAGGAAAAATGGGTGGCGTCAGACCGAGGGGGCCACGAACGGAGCCGACGGCGGCGGAACCGCCGAATCCAGCCGCGGACCGCGCCGGCCGTCACCGGAACGGGGCGGGCGTCCGCCGCCGCCGCCTTGCCGGCCCTGGCCGCCGCCGCTGCGGTCGCGGCCGCGCCCGCCGGAGCGCTCCCGCGGGGCTTCCGGGATGCCCACGCTGCGGTCGATGGCGTACATCGAGGCCGTGGCCCGCTTCTCCGGGATCATGCCGCCGATGTAGCGCTCGATCGGGTAGAGGTTCTCCAGGAACTTCTCGCAGGCGAAGGAGACGGCCTTGCCCGTGGCCCCGGCCCGGCCGGTGCGGCCGATACGGTGGACGTAGTTCTCGGACTCCTGGGGCAGGTCGTAGTTGACGACCAGATCGAGGGCGTCGATATGCAGGCCGCGGGCGGCCACGTCCGTCGCCACCAGAATGGGGAACTTCCCGGATTGGAAGTCCTCCATGACCCGCAGGCGCTTGGCTTGGGGCAGGTCGCCGCTGATGTGGCGGGCCTTGAAGCCGTTGCGCTCCAGCTTGCGGGCCAGGCGCTCCGCCTCGTACTTCATATTGGTGAAGATCAGGGCATTGTGCGGCTTTTCGGCGGCCAGGATGCCGAGCAGGAGGTTGAGCTTGAGATGGCTCTTGACCTGGTACAGCTCCTGGGTGATGGCATCGACCGGGATCCGCACCGAAGAAAGCTCGATGTAGACCGCTTCGTTGAGGTAGACCGTGGCGATGCTGCGGGCGGCGCGGTCGAGGGTGGCGCTGAAAAGCATGCTCTGGCGGACGCCGGGGGGCGGTAGGCGGCGGGCGATCCGACGCAGATCGGGCAGGAAGCCCATGTCGAACAGCCGGTCGGCTTCGTCGATGACCAGAATGTCGAAGGCGTGCAGGTCCAGCGTCTTCTTCTGGTCCATGTCGAGCAGGCGGCCGGGCGTCCCGACGACGATGTCGACGCCGTGACGGAGGCTCTTTTCCTGGATTTCGTAACCGACGCCGCCGTAGATGGCGACGGCATCGAAGCCCAGGTTCTTGCCGAGGCGGAGCGCTTCGCCCTCGATCTGGACGGCCAGCTCGCGGGTCGGGGCGATGATCAGGGCCCGGCCCCGTTTGCCCTCCGACCGCAGGAGGCTTTCGTAAATGGTGATCAGAAAGGCGGCGGTTTTGCCCGTCCCGGTCTGCGACTGCACGGCGGCGTCGCCGCCGCGCAGGGTCACGGCCAAGGTCCGTTCCTGGACCTCGGTCGCATCGGTGTAGCCCCTGTCCGCAATGGCTTGCTGCAGGCGCGGATGGAGGCCGAGTTCTTCAAATCGCATGATGAATCCTAAAATCAAATTTCAACACGGGGAATTTTTTGCGCCCGTCGGAGGGTTGCTGATCAAGTCGTGGCACGATACGGCAGACGTCTTCAATTCAGTGTTAAGGGGGCATTATACGCTTTCCGGACGGCCGACACAATGGGGCGGATGATTCAGAGGACGATCAACCCCAGCACCTCGGCCGCCAGGGCGGGCTTGGCTTGGCCTTCGATCTCGACCGTGGCCCCGATCTTGAGCAGCAGCCGGAAGAAGCCCTTGCGCTCGACTTCGTGCAGGACCGCCCGCAGGCGGATCCTCTGGCCCGGCCGGACGGGGCGGACGAAGCGGACCCGGTCCAGCCCGTAGTTGACGGCCATCCGGAAGCGGGCCTGGAAGATCGAGCTTTCCGCGAGCCAGTGGGGGATGAGGGAGAGAACCAAAAAACCGTGCGCGACCGTGCCTTTGAGCGGCCCCGCCGCCGCCCGTTCGGGGTCCACATGAATCCACTGCCGGTCCTCGGAGCAGGCGGCGAAGGCGTCGATTCGATCTTGGGTCATGGTCAGCCAGTCCGAGAGGATCAGCTCCTTCCCAATCTGGGCCTTGAGTGCGCGGATGGACAGGCGGTCGCTCATGGCTGCGATTAAAACATGAAGTTCAGGCTGGCCGTGAGGGCCAGCGACGACGAGCGGAGCAAGCGGCCGAATTGGTCGCCGTCCTGGACGGTGCGGAGATGGTTGATGTCGCGGCCTTTGCCTTCGCCGTAGGCGTAGAAGAAGGCCAGAAACCGATAGACCAGGCCGATATCCAGGAAGGTGTCGGGAGCGAAGTCCCAGGTCAATCCGGCCCCGGCGTTGAGCCCCACGCCCACATACATGGCGTTGAGGTTCGCTCCCTGGAAAGCCGCTCCGTCCGGGACGACGATCAACGGCACATTGATGCCGATTTGCCCGTAAGGCTGCAGAATCTCTCCCGGCCAGAAGTAGGATCGGCCGCTGATCTCCAGGTTGTGGATCTGGATCCCCTGGGTGCGGTCGGCTACAACGGCCTGCGGCAGAGCCAGCGAATAACGGACTTCCCAGGAACCGTAGGCCGATTTGCGGCCGATCGCCAGGCCGACGTCGAGGTCGGAACCCTTCGTCAGGCGCGGGATGAAAAACGCCTTCTCGAAGTGCCACAGAACGAGACGGGAGCGAAAATCCCCCTGGACGAACTGGGGCCGGATCGAGAGGGACGTGTACCAGCCCTCGTTGCGGGCCTTCGCGATTTCGAATCGCTTGTCGTATCCGGAGGCGGCCTGGCTGAACGCAGCGAGGCCAATGACGGCCAGGAGGATGCCTAGGCCTAGGATTCCGCTCTTTTTCATAGGCATGAATGTAGCTTCCCGATGTAGCCGTGTCAAGCGCCCGGCGAGCCGACGGCGAGCCCTTATCGCCCCGGCCGGTCAAAGACCGGCGCAGATCGCGTTCAGCCGGGTGTCGAGATCTTTCTGCTTGGCCAGGATCTTCCGGAAGCGCGGATCGGCCCGCAGGACGTCCAAGATCTTGTTTCCGATCAGGTAGGGATAACGATAGAGGTAGTCCTTGACGACCAGAAAGCCGCGGTCGATGCCGTCCCGGATCGACGCCAGCGCCTCTTCTTTGCGGCCCAAGAGGCAATAGGCGTTGACGATCTCGTAGCCGAAGGGCCGATCCGAAGCCCGGATCAGGCGGAGGGCTTCAGCCCCGTTTCCCGAGGCCGCCTCGAGCCAGAGCCGGTTGAGATCGTATGCGCGCCTTAGCGTTGACGCCAGAGCGGACGGATTGCCTATGGCCTCGAGCTCCGCCCTTGCTTCGGCCGTCTTCCGTTGGGCCAGAAGCTGGCGAGCCAACAGAATCCGGACCCGGATCTGGGATGGCCCGGCCGGCCCGAGCCCCCGCAGGATCCGTTCCGCTTCGGCGGCCTGGCCTAGGAATCCGCGGCAGCCGGCCAGCTGAAAAGCGGGATTGGTGGACAGCGGATCGGTTTCGCGACTTTTCTCGCCGGCCCGCTCGAGATAGACGACTGCCTTTTCATAGAGCCCGATGCTGCGCAAGTAGGCTCCGACGCTGAGGAGAACGGGCGCCTGTTCCGGCGCCGCGTCCCGGGCCCGCTTGAAGTACCGCGCGGCCTCTTCCTGGTTCTGCTGGTAGAAGTAGGACCAGCCCATGGCGATCATCGAATCGGGCAAGGCGGGGTTGGTCTCGAAGGCGTTGCGATAATTCTCCAGCATCAAGGCCTGATCGGTCGGGTCGCCGGCTTTAACGAAGCGGGCTTCGTGGAGGTCCCCAAGCCCCCGCAAGGCCGGGGTGTAGCGGGCGTCGTGGGCCAATGCGCCGCGATAGAGCTTGGCCGCATCCTCAAAGTCCGCCGCGGCGTCGCCGTCGCGGTAGCGGGCCTCGAAACGGCGGCCCATGAGGTAATCCGTGTAGGCCTCCAGGCTGGCCGGGTCCGCTGCGGATGGCGTGGGGGCGACTTTGACTGTCCGGAACGCCGCCAGCCGTTCTCCCACGTCGTCCGCGATCAGGGCCTGTATGGCAAAATAGTCCCCGACCTTGCCGCCGTAAGGCCTCTTCCAGATCTCCGCTCCCGTCTGCGCATCCCCGAGGGCAAATTCAGCCGTAAGCATCCCGTCGTGGATATTCAGGCTCCCCGTGAGGATGTGCCGGGCTCCCAGCGTGCGGCCGATCTCGGCCAGCCCGGTCGGCGAGCCGGGGAACTGATTCGAGGAATATTCCGAAATGATCTTCAGGCCTCCTGCGGCGGCCAGCTTGCCCCGCAGGCCGTGGGTCATGCCGTCGCAGAGAACGGCCTGGTCCCGGCCCGGACTGCCGTCGACGAGCGGCAGGACCGCCAGCCGCGTCGTCCAGCCTGCCGGAGGGGGTGGGCCGGAGCCGCGGAAGATGAAAAGGTAAGCGCCCAACGCGGCGAGGATGATCAAGCCGGCCGCTACCGCCGCGGACGGGGCGCGGCGGGAGCGAAGCGCGGCCGAGGGCGTGGGCCGGAGGACGGAGGGATGAGCCGGAGCCGCCGGATCGATCTCGGCCGCGATCTCCGCCAGCGCGACGCCCAGGGCTTCCGCCGAAGCCGGCCGCGCGGACGGCTCTTTGACCAAGCATCGCAAAATGAGGGCGTCCAACGACGCCGGGATCGCGGGGTTGATCGAGGCGGGGGACGGCGCGGCGGATTCGAGCCGGCGGCGAGCCATGGCCCGGTTCGATTCGGCCTCGAACGGCAGGCGTCCCGTGGTCATCTCGAAGAGGATGACGCCGAGGGCGTAGAGATCGGTCCGGCCGTCGACGTCCCGCCCCTCGACCTGCTCGGGCGCCATATAGGCCGGCGTGCCGATCATCGCTCCTTCCCGGGTCGGGCCGCTGCCGGCCAGCGGGCGGGCGATGCCGAAATCCATGATCCGCAGCCGATGGCGGTCGTCGACCATCAGGTTCTGAGGCTTGAGGTCGCGGTGGATGATTCCGGCCCGATGGGCGGCGGCCAGACCGTCACAGATTTGGCGGGCGTATTCGAC
This sequence is a window from Candidatus Aminicenantes bacterium. Protein-coding genes within it:
- a CDS encoding MaoC family dehydratase produces the protein MSDRLSIRALKAQIGKELILSDWLTMTQDRIDAFAACSEDRQWIHVDPERAAAGPLKGTVAHGFLVLSLIPHWLAESSIFQARFRMAVNYGLDRVRFVRPVRPGQRIRLRAVLHEVERKGFFRLLLKIGATVEIEGQAKPALAAEVLGLIVL
- a CDS encoding protein kinase is translated as MAGFDPALAPGTLFAGRYQIIEEAGRGGMGIVYKALDTTINERIALKILAPEIADDATGMERFRRELKSARQVTHANVVRVHDLGQAEGIAYLTMEFAPGQTLRSVLGMAGRLNPQTAVEYARQICDGLAAAHRAGIIHRDLKPQNLMVDDRHRLRIMDFGIARPLAGSGPTREGAMIGTPAYMAPEQVEGRDVDGRTDLYALGVILFEMTTGRLPFEAESNRAMARRRLESAAPSPASINPAIPASLDALILRCLVKEPSARPASAEALGVALAEIAAEIDPAAPAHPSVLRPTPSAALRSRRAPSAAVAAGLIILAALGAYLFIFRGSGPPPPAGWTTRLAVLPLVDGSPGRDQAVLCDGMTHGLRGKLAAAGGLKIISEYSSNQFPGSPTGLAEIGRTLGARHILTGSLNIHDGMLTAEFALGDAQTGAEIWKRPYGGKVGDYFAIQALIADDVGERLAAFRTVKVAPTPSAADPASLEAYTDYLMGRRFEARYRDGDAAADFEDAAKLYRGALAHDARYTPALRGLGDLHEARFVKAGDPTDQALMLENYRNAFETNPALPDSMIAMGWSYFYQQNQEEAARYFKRARDAAPEQAPVLLSVGAYLRSIGLYEKAVVYLERAGEKSRETDPLSTNPAFQLAGCRGFLGQAAEAERILRGLGPAGPSQIRVRILLARQLLAQRKTAEARAELEAIGNPSALASTLRRAYDLNRLWLEAASGNGAEALRLIRASDRPFGYEIVNAYCLLGRKEEALASIRDGIDRGFLVVKDYLYRYPYLIGNKILDVLRADPRFRKILAKQKDLDTRLNAICAGL
- a CDS encoding DEAD/DEAH box helicase, coding for MRFEELGLHPRLQQAIADRGYTDATEVQERTLAVTLRGGDAAVQSQTGTGKTAAFLITIYESLLRSEGKRGRALIIAPTRELAVQIEGEALRLGKNLGFDAVAIYGGVGYEIQEKSLRHGVDIVVGTPGRLLDMDQKKTLDLHAFDILVIDEADRLFDMGFLPDLRRIARRLPPPGVRQSMLFSATLDRAARSIATVYLNEAVYIELSSVRIPVDAITQELYQVKSHLKLNLLLGILAAEKPHNALIFTNMKYEAERLARKLERNGFKARHISGDLPQAKRLRVMEDFQSGKFPILVATDVAARGLHIDALDLVVNYDLPQESENYVHRIGRTGRAGATGKAVSFACEKFLENLYPIERYIGGMIPEKRATASMYAIDRSVGIPEAPRERSGGRGRDRSGGGQGRQGGGGGRPPRSGDGRRGPRLDSAVPPPSAPFVAPSV